A stretch of the Streptomyces sp. NBC_00078 genome encodes the following:
- a CDS encoding alpha/beta hydrolase encodes MPLSPRIQARAVQLLLGRMMSRVHKDLRFTDIPKRTESLRVETGAGPVACTVYRPPVTTAAPAPVYINFHGGGFVLARPEQDDHICRYIAATAGCVVINVDYAVAPKRPFPAPVTQAYDLTAWVAANGAAGDWDGSRLAVGGHSAGANLTAAVCRMARERGTFSPRLQIIDSAPLDQVADPATKQSLIAKPLLTPQIMRIFTGAYVPDPADRADPLVSPGLADDLAGLPPALVITAENDRLRDEGDAYAKALEAAGVPVTHRVFEGVDHYFTHTGPVPAGKEAIDLMATTLRAALSG; translated from the coding sequence ATGCCACTCAGCCCCCGAATCCAGGCCAGAGCGGTCCAGCTCCTCCTGGGCCGCATGATGAGCCGCGTGCACAAGGATCTCCGCTTCACCGACATCCCGAAGCGAACCGAGTCCCTGCGGGTGGAGACCGGAGCCGGACCGGTGGCCTGTACCGTCTACCGCCCGCCGGTCACCACGGCGGCCCCCGCCCCCGTCTACATCAACTTCCACGGCGGCGGTTTCGTGCTGGCTCGCCCCGAGCAGGACGACCACATCTGCCGCTACATAGCCGCCACGGCCGGCTGTGTCGTCATCAACGTGGACTACGCCGTCGCCCCCAAGCGACCGTTCCCCGCGCCCGTCACCCAGGCGTACGACCTCACCGCGTGGGTCGCCGCGAACGGCGCCGCAGGCGACTGGGACGGTTCGCGACTCGCCGTGGGCGGACACAGCGCCGGGGCCAACCTGACCGCCGCGGTCTGCCGCATGGCGCGAGAGCGAGGCACGTTCTCGCCCAGGCTGCAGATCATCGACTCGGCGCCGCTCGACCAGGTCGCCGATCCCGCGACCAAGCAGTCCCTCATCGCCAAGCCGCTGCTCACACCCCAGATCATGCGGATCTTCACCGGCGCCTACGTGCCGGATCCTGCCGACCGCGCCGATCCCCTCGTCTCGCCCGGACTGGCCGACGACCTCGCCGGACTCCCTCCCGCCCTGGTCATCACCGCGGAGAACGACCGCCTGCGCGACGAGGGCGACGCCTACGCCAAGGCGCTGGAGGCGGCAGGCGTTCCGGTCACCCACCGTGTCTTCGAGGGCGTCGACCACTACTTCACCCACACCGGGCCGGTGCCGGCCGGGAAGGAGGCCATCGATCTGATGGCCACCACCCTGCGCGCCGCACTGAGCGGCTGA
- the egtD gene encoding L-histidine N(alpha)-methyltransferase, which translates to MSPFLLTRTLPEDATEAALRADVQQGLSGTPKTLPPKWFYDAHGSDLFEQITELDEYYPTRAEREILIARSAEIAEATHARTLIELGSGSSEKTRYLLDALTGLHTYVPVDVSDSALTQAGHALIAERPGLQVHALIADFTASVTLPDTQGPRLIAFLGGTIGNLLPSERAAFFASVRSLLSPGDALLLGTDLVKDEKVLVRAYDDAAGVTAAFNKNVLTVVNRELGADFDAGAFDHVALWDAGNEWIEMRLRSRTAQTVKVPALELAVDFTEGEDLRTEISAKFRKERVRAELSAAGLELAHWCTDEESRFALSLSVVR; encoded by the coding sequence GTGAGCCCGTTCCTTCTCACCCGCACCCTGCCCGAGGACGCCACGGAAGCCGCGCTGCGCGCCGACGTCCAGCAGGGCCTCAGCGGCACACCCAAGACACTGCCGCCGAAATGGTTCTACGACGCCCATGGCAGCGACCTGTTCGAGCAGATCACCGAACTCGACGAGTACTACCCGACGCGCGCGGAGCGGGAGATCCTCATCGCCCGCTCCGCCGAGATCGCCGAGGCGACCCACGCGCGCACCCTGATCGAACTCGGCTCGGGCTCCTCCGAGAAGACCAGGTACCTGCTCGACGCGCTGACCGGACTGCACACCTATGTCCCGGTCGACGTCAGCGACAGCGCGCTCACACAGGCCGGGCACGCCCTGATCGCCGAGCGCCCCGGCCTCCAGGTCCACGCACTGATCGCCGACTTCACGGCGAGTGTGACGCTGCCGGACACGCAGGGCCCCCGGCTGATCGCCTTCCTCGGCGGCACGATCGGCAACCTGCTCCCGTCCGAACGGGCCGCGTTCTTCGCCTCGGTCCGCTCCCTCCTGTCCCCCGGCGACGCGCTGCTCCTCGGCACGGACCTGGTCAAGGACGAGAAGGTCCTGGTCCGCGCGTACGACGACGCGGCCGGAGTGACGGCGGCCTTCAACAAGAACGTCCTGACCGTCGTCAACCGCGAGCTGGGCGCCGACTTCGATGCCGGCGCCTTCGACCACGTCGCACTCTGGGACGCCGGCAACGAGTGGATCGAGATGCGCCTCAGGTCCCGCACCGCGCAGACCGTGAAGGTTCCGGCACTCGAACTCGCCGTCGACTTCACCGAGGGCGAGGACCTGCGCACCGAGATCTCGGCGAAGTTCCGCAAGGAGCGCGTACGCGCCGAACTGTCCGCGGCCGGGCTGGAGTTGGCCCACTGGTGCACAGATGAGGAGAGCCGGTTCGCGTTGTCGCTGAGCGTGGTGCGGTGA
- the egtC gene encoding ergothioneine biosynthesis protein EgtC translates to MCRHLAYLGSQEPLGSLLVEPAHALYRQSWAPRRQRYGTVNADGFGVGWYAEGDPVPARYRRAGPIWADLSFADLARVVRSGAVLAAVRDATLSGADAEAAAAPYAAGPWLFSHNGAVKGWPGSLAPLVATLPAVDVLSLEARNDSALVWALVLARLRGGDDEGQALADTVVEVAEAAPGSRLNLLLTNGETITATTWGDTLWYLSRPGRGTVVASEPYDDDPHWQEVPDRTLLAASRTDVLLTPLKEPLKEPSDALAPALPKEPLT, encoded by the coding sequence ATGTGTCGTCACCTGGCGTATCTGGGTTCGCAGGAGCCGCTCGGCAGCCTCCTCGTGGAGCCCGCGCACGCCCTGTACCGGCAGTCGTGGGCACCTCGGCGGCAGCGGTACGGGACGGTCAACGCCGATGGTTTCGGGGTGGGCTGGTACGCCGAGGGTGACCCGGTGCCGGCGCGCTACCGCCGCGCCGGGCCCATCTGGGCGGACCTGTCCTTCGCCGATCTGGCCCGCGTCGTGCGCTCGGGCGCCGTACTCGCCGCCGTACGCGACGCGACCCTGTCGGGCGCCGACGCGGAGGCCGCCGCGGCACCGTACGCCGCGGGGCCCTGGCTGTTCAGCCATAACGGCGCCGTGAAGGGATGGCCGGGTTCGCTCGCCCCCCTGGTGGCGACTCTGCCCGCCGTCGACGTGCTGTCGCTGGAGGCCCGCAACGACTCGGCGCTCGTGTGGGCGCTGGTCCTTGCGCGGCTGCGCGGCGGCGACGACGAGGGGCAGGCGCTGGCCGACACGGTGGTGGAGGTCGCCGAGGCGGCCCCCGGCTCCCGGCTCAACCTGCTGCTCACCAACGGCGAGACGATCACCGCGACCACCTGGGGCGACACCCTCTGGTACCTGTCCCGGCCCGGCCGCGGCACCGTCGTCGCCTCCGAGCCCTACGACGACGACCCGCACTGGCAGGAGGTCCCCGACCGCACACTGCTCGCGGCGAGCCGCACGGACGTGCTGCTCACCCCTCTCAAGGAGCCTCTCAAAGAGCCGAGCGACGCCTTGGCACCCGCACTGCCGAAGGAGCCCCTTACGTGA
- the egtB gene encoding ergothioneine biosynthesis protein EgtB encodes MSDPAIDESSMNDTVRDGTVMDDTFIDAEALRQRALTTLTTARARTTLLTSCVEGPDLTAQHSPLMSPLVWDLAHIGNQEELWLLRAVAGREAMRPEIDGLYDAFEHPRSERPSLPLLPPAEARTYAADVRGRVMDLLENADFHGTRLTEAGFAFGMIAQHEQQHDETMLITHQLRRGPQALTAPDPEPAPLAGGPVEVLVPGGPFTMGTSSEPWALDNERPAHRREVASFHIDTTPVTNGAYQAFIDDGGYDNERWWTDEGWAHIRRHSIHAPLFWRRDGKQWLRRRFGVTEVVPSDEPVLHVCWYEADAYARWAGCRLPTEAEWEKAARHDPASGRSMRYPWGDADPAPEHANLGQRHLRPAPAGSYPKGESPLGVRQLIGDVWEWTSSDLQPYPGFQAFPYKEYSEVFFGPEYKVLRGGSFAVDAVACRGTFRNWDYPIRRQIFSGFRTARSAGDI; translated from the coding sequence ATGAGCGACCCCGCCATCGACGAATCCTCCATGAACGACACGGTCAGGGACGGCACCGTCATGGATGACACCTTCATCGACGCGGAAGCACTCCGTCAGCGGGCACTGACGACGCTCACCACCGCCCGCGCCCGCACCACCCTCCTGACCAGCTGTGTCGAAGGGCCCGACCTGACCGCACAGCACTCGCCCCTGATGTCTCCGCTGGTGTGGGACCTGGCCCACATCGGCAACCAGGAGGAGCTGTGGCTGCTGCGGGCGGTCGCCGGACGGGAGGCGATGCGGCCCGAGATCGACGGCCTCTACGACGCCTTCGAGCACCCGCGCTCCGAGCGGCCCTCGCTGCCCCTGCTGCCGCCCGCCGAGGCCCGCACCTATGCGGCGGACGTGCGCGGGCGGGTGATGGACCTGCTGGAGAACGCCGACTTCCACGGCACGCGGCTGACGGAGGCGGGCTTCGCCTTCGGAATGATCGCGCAGCACGAACAGCAGCACGACGAGACGATGCTGATCACCCATCAGCTCCGCAGGGGCCCCCAGGCCCTCACCGCCCCGGACCCGGAACCGGCGCCGCTGGCCGGCGGACCTGTCGAAGTCCTCGTCCCCGGCGGCCCGTTCACCATGGGCACCTCCAGTGAGCCGTGGGCGCTGGACAACGAACGCCCGGCACACCGGCGCGAGGTGGCGTCCTTCCACATCGACACGACGCCGGTGACGAACGGCGCGTACCAGGCGTTCATCGACGACGGCGGCTACGACAACGAGCGCTGGTGGACGGACGAGGGCTGGGCGCACATCCGCCGGCACTCCATCCACGCCCCGTTGTTCTGGCGCCGTGACGGCAAGCAGTGGCTGCGGCGCCGCTTCGGCGTCACCGAGGTCGTGCCGTCCGACGAGCCCGTGCTGCACGTGTGCTGGTACGAGGCCGACGCGTACGCCCGCTGGGCCGGGTGCAGGCTGCCCACCGAGGCCGAGTGGGAGAAGGCCGCCCGCCACGACCCGGCGAGCGGGCGCTCGATGCGCTACCCGTGGGGCGACGCCGACCCGGCGCCGGAGCACGCCAACCTCGGCCAGCGGCATCTGCGCCCGGCCCCGGCCGGCAGCTACCCGAAGGGCGAATCACCGCTCGGCGTACGCCAGTTGATCGGCGACGTGTGGGAATGGACGTCGAGCGACCTCCAGCCCTACCCGGGATTCCAGGCGTTCCCGTACAAGGAGTACTCGGAGGTGTTCTTCGGGCCCGAGTACAAGGTGCTGCGCGGCGGCTCGTTCGCCGTGGACGCGGTGGCCTGCCGGGGAACGTTCCGCAACTGGGACTACCCGATCCGGCGGCAGATCTTCTCCGGGTTCCGCACCGCCCGGTCCGCGGGAGACATCTGA
- the egtA gene encoding ergothioneine biosynthesis glutamate--cysteine ligase EgtA, whose amino-acid sequence MSDTPSIAPASDCTEPRTPLTSPEVEALVRGICFKTGPPRNVGVEVEWLVHELRTPQLPVTPERLEAAYASLRSVPLRSALTTEPGGQLELSSSPATSLMECIGTVSADLDAVRAALREHDLGLVGFGHDPWHPPRRFLHEPRYDALEACLDRTGPAGRRMMCTSASVQVCLDAGYEEPGPLGHGRRWWLSHQVGAVLVAAFANSPLAGGEPTGWRSTRQLLWMEIGAARAGAPPLNGDPRRSWARHVMDSPVMCVRRGDGPWDVPQGLTFREWTRSQAPRPPTREDLDYHITTLFPPVRPRGFLELRMIDAQPGDDGWIVPLAVATALFDDPEAAETAYRTVKPLAERALGLPAPHNPLWTDAARYGLADPELQEAAVVCFTAALDALPRLGATAPVTDAVAAYLDRYVIQGRCPADDLLDRMHGTDLPQSRLRPTGGTPKPHGKDLRT is encoded by the coding sequence ATGTCCGATACGCCGAGCATCGCTCCGGCGAGCGACTGTACGGAGCCCCGCACCCCCCTCACCTCACCCGAGGTGGAGGCACTGGTCCGGGGCATCTGTTTCAAGACCGGCCCACCCCGCAATGTCGGGGTCGAAGTGGAATGGCTCGTCCACGAGCTGCGCACCCCGCAGCTCCCCGTCACACCCGAACGGCTCGAAGCGGCCTACGCTTCGCTGCGGTCCGTGCCCCTGAGGTCGGCGCTCACCACCGAGCCCGGCGGCCAGCTGGAACTCAGCTCGTCGCCCGCCACCTCCCTGATGGAGTGCATCGGTACCGTTTCCGCCGACCTCGACGCCGTCCGCGCAGCACTGCGCGAGCATGATCTCGGCCTCGTCGGCTTCGGCCACGACCCCTGGCATCCACCACGCCGGTTCCTGCACGAACCGCGCTACGACGCCCTGGAGGCCTGCCTCGACCGCACCGGTCCGGCCGGTCGCCGCATGATGTGCACCTCGGCCTCCGTCCAGGTCTGCCTGGACGCCGGATACGAGGAGCCAGGCCCGCTCGGCCACGGGCGGCGCTGGTGGCTGTCGCACCAGGTGGGAGCAGTCCTGGTGGCCGCCTTCGCCAACTCCCCGCTGGCCGGAGGGGAGCCCACCGGCTGGCGCTCGACTCGCCAGCTGCTGTGGATGGAGATAGGCGCCGCCCGGGCGGGCGCGCCCCCGCTGAACGGCGACCCACGCCGTTCCTGGGCGCGGCACGTCATGGACTCGCCGGTGATGTGCGTACGACGGGGCGACGGGCCCTGGGACGTCCCGCAGGGGCTCACCTTCCGGGAGTGGACCAGGTCGCAGGCGCCCAGGCCGCCCACCCGCGAGGACCTCGACTACCACATCACGACGCTGTTCCCGCCGGTCAGGCCACGCGGTTTCCTGGAACTGCGCATGATCGACGCGCAGCCCGGCGACGACGGCTGGATCGTCCCGCTCGCCGTGGCGACGGCGCTGTTCGACGATCCGGAGGCCGCGGAGACCGCGTATCGCACCGTGAAGCCGCTGGCCGAGCGGGCGCTCGGGCTGCCGGCGCCGCACAATCCGCTGTGGACCGACGCGGCCCGGTACGGCCTGGCCGACCCCGAGCTGCAGGAGGCAGCCGTCGTGTGCTTCACGGCGGCGCTCGACGCCCTGCCGCGGCTCGGAGCCACCGCACCGGTCACGGACGCCGTGGCGGCGTATCTGGACCGCTATGTCATCCAGGGCCGATGCCCCGCCGACGACCTGCTGGACCGGATGCACGGCACGGACCTCCCCCAGTCCCGGCTTCGCCCGACCGGAGGGACCCCCAAGCCGCACGGGAAGGACCTGCGCACATGA
- a CDS encoding type II toxin-antitoxin system PemK/MazF family toxin: protein MTAFTDENVPGRFGPTATTEAHPREVGKVRTEYSPAHDGDPDPGEIVWTWVPFEENDGRGKDRPVLVVAREAAGTLLAVQLSSKRHDDDREWVAIGSGPWDRSGRDSWVDVDRVLRLHEDGMRREACALDQGRFNLVRHRLHERYGWN from the coding sequence GTGACTGCGTTTACCGATGAGAACGTCCCGGGCCGCTTCGGGCCCACCGCCACCACCGAGGCCCACCCCCGCGAGGTCGGCAAGGTGCGCACCGAGTACTCCCCCGCGCACGACGGCGACCCGGATCCCGGCGAGATCGTATGGACGTGGGTGCCCTTCGAGGAGAACGACGGCCGTGGCAAGGACCGTCCCGTCCTCGTCGTCGCCCGCGAGGCCGCCGGCACCCTGCTCGCCGTCCAGTTGTCCAGCAAGCGGCACGACGACGACCGGGAGTGGGTGGCGATCGGCAGCGGCCCGTGGGACCGGTCAGGGCGTGACTCCTGGGTCGACGTGGACCGGGTCCTGCGGCTGCACGAGGACGGCATGCGCCGGGAGGCCTGTGCCCTGGACCAGGGACGGTTCAACCTGGTGCGGCACCGGCTGCACGAGCGTTACGGGTGGAACTGA
- a CDS encoding antitoxin — translation MFENLKNLKDKAEDIAEEHGEAIGDGMEKAGDLVDDKTDGKYSEQIDTGVEKARDVVERLGDEGRDSAG, via the coding sequence ATGTTCGAGAACCTCAAGAACCTCAAGGACAAGGCGGAGGACATCGCCGAGGAACACGGCGAGGCCATCGGTGACGGGATGGAGAAGGCGGGCGATCTCGTCGACGACAAGACGGACGGGAAGTACAGCGAGCAGATCGACACCGGCGTGGAGAAGGCCAGGGACGTGGTCGAGCGCCTGGGCGACGAGGGCAGGGACTCCGCCGGCTGA
- a CDS encoding flotillin family protein: protein MPMIVGVVAGVVVAAVLALIGLFKLMWRVAEPNEALVISGSKHKTEGLGEGMGFRIVTGRGTLVLPGVQAVRKLSLDLNETELHVDCATHQGIPLKVRGVVIFKVGDDYVSIANAARRFLDQQKLMSERVHNVFAGHLRSIVGGLTVEDMIRDREKLTGQTRAACGTEMEKLGLIVDSLQIHEIEDPTGYIQNLAMPHAAAVQRDARIAQAEANRLATEAEQQSFARMAQATRDSEILQAGYQAERDKAGAKARQAGPLADAAARQEVVVQETRVAELEAHRREQQLQADVRKPADAKAYEKRTLAEGERDARISAAQAKAKETELAAAAEATRVKTAASAEAEATKSRGSAMAAATRATGEAEAAAAQARGLADAEAIKAKGLAEAEAIKARASALAENQEAVVAQQLAENWPEIVKAGASAFGSVDNMVVLNGADGMAEMLAKALTMGGTGLGLARQLLASMNQNAPTPNGTSPSLNGIAAPLSQKVPVEKDV from the coding sequence ATGCCGATGATTGTCGGCGTCGTTGCGGGAGTGGTGGTCGCCGCCGTTCTCGCTCTGATCGGTCTGTTCAAGCTGATGTGGCGGGTCGCGGAACCCAACGAGGCACTGGTCATCTCAGGCTCCAAGCACAAGACGGAGGGCCTCGGGGAGGGCATGGGATTCCGCATCGTCACCGGGCGCGGCACGCTGGTGCTGCCCGGTGTGCAGGCGGTGCGCAAGCTGTCGCTCGACCTGAACGAGACCGAACTCCACGTGGACTGCGCGACGCACCAGGGCATTCCGCTCAAGGTGCGGGGCGTGGTCATCTTCAAGGTGGGCGACGACTACGTGTCGATCGCCAACGCGGCCCGTCGCTTCCTCGACCAGCAGAAGCTGATGTCCGAGCGGGTGCACAACGTGTTCGCAGGTCATCTGCGGTCCATCGTGGGCGGGTTGACGGTCGAGGACATGATCCGCGACCGGGAGAAACTCACCGGGCAGACCCGGGCCGCCTGCGGCACGGAGATGGAGAAGCTGGGGCTCATCGTCGACTCCCTGCAGATCCATGAGATCGAGGACCCGACCGGGTACATCCAGAATCTGGCGATGCCGCACGCGGCGGCCGTCCAGCGGGACGCCCGGATCGCCCAGGCGGAGGCGAACCGTCTCGCCACCGAGGCCGAACAGCAGTCGTTCGCACGGATGGCCCAGGCCACCCGGGACAGCGAGATCCTCCAGGCCGGCTACCAGGCCGAGCGTGACAAGGCGGGCGCGAAGGCGCGCCAGGCCGGTCCGCTCGCCGACGCCGCGGCCCGGCAGGAGGTCGTGGTCCAGGAGACCCGGGTCGCCGAACTCGAGGCCCACCGGCGGGAACAGCAGCTCCAGGCGGACGTCCGCAAGCCCGCGGACGCCAAGGCCTACGAGAAGCGCACGCTGGCCGAGGGCGAGCGTGACGCGCGTATCTCGGCAGCGCAGGCCAAGGCGAAGGAGACGGAGCTCGCGGCGGCGGCCGAGGCGACCCGGGTCAAGACGGCCGCGAGTGCCGAGGCCGAGGCGACCAAGTCGCGCGGCTCCGCCATGGCAGCTGCCACCCGGGCCACCGGTGAGGCCGAGGCGGCCGCGGCTCAGGCGAGGGGCCTGGCGGACGCGGAGGCCATCAAGGCCAAGGGCCTCGCCGAGGCGGAGGCCATCAAGGCACGGGCCTCGGCCCTGGCCGAGAACCAGGAGGCCGTCGTCGCCCAGCAACTCGCGGAGAACTGGCCGGAGATCGTCAAGGCCGGCGCGTCCGCGTTCGGCAGCGTCGACAACATGGTGGTGCTCAACGGTGCCGACGGCATGGCCGAGATGCTCGCCAAGGCGCTCACCATGGGCGGTACCGGCCTCGGCCTGGCCCGCCAGCTGCTGGCTTCGATGAACCAGAACGCACCCACCCCGAACGGGACTTCGCCGTCCTTGAACGGGATCGCGGCACCGCTGTCGCAGAAGGTGCCGGTGGAGAAGGACGTGTAA